The DNA region ACTCGCTTAATCGACTCGCTTAAAATCTGTCAAAACCGAGAAGCGAGCTtacgtctttctctcttcgaaaaaaatcttacaacGACGTGCATCGAATTGATTGACCGTGTACGACATTATTCCGTTACTACGCGATTCTCAAGATTTCGTACGACCGgaaatcttgattttttttcccctaCTCTACAATAATAACTCTAAAGATCAGTCTGCTTCGATAACGCCTCCATTAGTAGATTAGCTCGGCATATCGCTCGTGAACTCGTTAAACGCCGCTTATATATCGTTATCTCGAAAGTAGTGTTAGCACTCTGACAAGTCCAATAACGATCCATCCGCTTATATGGAGAAGAAAAATTCAGCAACATTTCAGATGAAACTTTGCATGAATTCGTGAATTCTTTCAACGCACGATATTTATTAGCAATATATTTCGtactacaaatttattatacttttgtatgttgcatatttagtattaaatgtcattatatgttttttttaggTGTGTTATCttcatattaaagtaatagaataataacagTTGATTCcaaatgaataataacaattaataatgtgaaatgagcgcaaataaaattttattaaaaattgttatatataaaatcattaaaataacattaataattaaaaatatagggaTCCAGAATATCACACacaaaatcaaatatacaaCGAAAATGTGGCTCGTTATGAATTTCtaagattgataaaatatgtatatattgtatataaaaagtcatttgtaaaaaaatttaaaaattatctcaagCAGTGCGTTTCTCTTCTAATCTATTTTAGCACATTTTAGTAAGACCTTATCTACGTTTGGCTGGCTTGCTTCATAAATATTAGCTTTGTCAGTGAgattcgatataaaattccAACAATTCGATTTTGTTATTCGACGTATAGTAGAGATgcgatttttttcatgtaattcAATATCTCAACATCGTTAAATGCAACGAGTTCGCAAAGAATACTCGATGCACCAAAATGCTTTTGTCTAAATGGACGATACAATTCAAGTAAAGTTTCCGTAAAAAGTTCATTAGTATAGCGAAAATTCTGTCATCGGGATTATGCAAATATCTTACGCCTTACGCCTTACacactattattattgtttctattaaatttcgtTATCGATTGCGCAGCTATTACCAAAATGCATTCTTCATATGTTGGAAGCGATGTTGCGATACAGCTATGGATTTCTatggaaaaagaatttttccagATTCgagcttaataataattcaatatgacTCATAACATTCGTGTAGTACGTTTTTACTAAATCTTTTCCGTTATTAACGAGTGTAAGGTGTTCTACTGCTTTCTTCCCACACGTGAGCCTGGAAGAAACCTAGATCACTCTTTCTGAGATCGTCAAAAATCTTCCAGATAATTCGCAACACTCACGAAATACTAGATACGATTTAAGACGCAGTATCGATCTATGAAATTATCACGGagtgcaatatttttcatcgacgATTCTTCTCGTCAATCGTGTTTCTTCAACGAAGTTCTAGCGATCTAAACGTCGCGACTTCGTGCGATCTTGGAATACTTCTCGAATCATTTGGCACAGTTCCAAACAGTTTACTGGACTTCAAGAAAAGGATAATTAGACGCCAATCGACGTTCTTCGCTTCTGTGCGAGCGCTCTATTGACGTTCTCGAGCGATATTTCCGCTGTAGAGGGACTCATCTTTCGCAACCGCGATGCCCGGAGGAATCGGTCACGAGGTAGCACCCGAGTGTCATCAGCCGCTTTGTCATCATCCGGAACCTGATCGATGGGATAGATGTCAGGGTCTCTGACCAGCGGCATCTTGCTCCAGAAGTCCAACAAATCCGGTCTCTGCTTCTGCCTCTCGCTCGTTGGGACATGATCAGCTTGCAATCGGTCCGGCTTCCAGCTCGGCAAATAATAGACCGGTTTCTGGCGAATGGGGACGCTGCTCTTGGTGCTGGTGCTGTCGTGAGGACCAACGTCGTCTATGGAATGATGCGAATGCTGCTTATAGCCCAGGCTGTGTATGCTGTTGGCCTCGCTGGAGGGGAATCTCACGTAACCGTCCTGTTGTGGCTGCTTCACGTAATCAGGAAACCTCACGAAGTCCTCGGACGAGCCAAGATTCATCGTCGTCTGTTTGAAATTCGCGGGGATATTTAGTTGAAAATCTTTCGAGTTTTCCTGCAGCGCGCTCTCTTTGACAGTTGATTGTTCTTTATCCATTATTCGGATCTCCGGATCTCTTATGGGATGATCATCAGGAAAATCGTATGAAAGCAATTCTGATGAAGAAGACGCAGCGATCAGCTCCTCGTTCTTCTTATCCTGGAATCTCGTCAATTGCTCGGTTCGTTTGCGTCCGTTCAGGCTGGTAAACGTCGTGCCGTGAGCTTCCTGAGAAAATATGACTTCCGGTTCGGTATTAGAACTTTTGCCAGACGGTTCCTTCGAACTCTCATCGCTGTTCTTTATAATCTTTCGAATCACAATCGGCGACTTGGTACTAGTTTGCACCTTCTCAGTGTTTACGTCCAAGAGAGTTGTTTCCAAAATGAGATCTCCGTTGATACTGACCTCACTGGAGACGTTGCTGCCCGCCTCGTCCTTGTCCTCCATGGACGAATCGTTAAAGCGAATCATGATCAGATCGCGTAACTCAAGTGTCTTCTTCTGATCCGCAGTTTGGTTCTGTTGTGGCTGATCGCGATGCAATCGTTCGACGTTTTGTGTAGGAATCGTCATGCCAGCTTCTCCATGTCTAAGGATCTCCTCGTTCTCCGGCTCCACCGAATCCTCCTCGTCCGGTAGATCTGTGCTGTACGAGTATTCCGCATCCTCCTCCTTCTCATCATCATACACGAACTCTGTTTCATGGGACTCGTTCAATTTGGAACTTTCCGATGTCGTCTCGTCGTCCGCTTGCGTCTCGTTATCCCGCTGCTCGTCCGTTGCAATTGACGGAACTTCCGTTGACTTGTTCGTAGACGGAAGCGTGGATTCCGGCACAGTGTCAACAATGACCTCCTTCGCGGTTTCGTTCGAGGTGACGTTAGACATCTGTACAGTCACGTGGCTGTCTTTCGTTTCACGTGGCTGTGTTTCGTTTTGCGTTATTGGTAAATCATCCGCTACGTTTGGCAACTTTGTAGACGGAATCAGCAAGATTAGTGTGGGCGACAGTTCGGTGAAGTTCTTTGGTTTTTCCATCATCGAAACATTTCTCGTAACTTCGCTCGCATTGAGTCTTGTCACGCTCGAAATGTTCAATGAAGTTCTCAGGTCTATCGGGATCTTGTAATCCACCACCTCTGAGAAACTAGTGTCGTTCGCCTCTTCGATGAAATCGGCTACTGGAACCACTGCGTCAGCCTTCTGATGAATTCCTACATCATCGGTATTGGAATTCCCAGCAAGAAACGTCGTTGCCTCCTCATCTAGCACCGTCTTATTCTTCATCTCGTATTTGCTCGTTACTGCGACCTCGTGCGGCCTCGTCTTCTCTTCATCATCCGGATGAGTTTCATTACGAGACGGCACTACGATTGGATCGTTCATCGAGAATGTTTCCTCGACCTTTGTCGTCGAAGGCTTAGGATTAGAGGGAATCAGGGGGATGTTAAGTTGTAATGGGCCACTTGACTTCCTTTGATCGTTCTTGTTCCCGGAGGCTTGCGGTCCACCGTACATGGCATTGAGCCGCTGCAAAAGGAAGCTGATATGCGCGTTCTCGTCAATGTTGACACTCTTCACGCACCTGCCCATAGTATCCGCGCGATAACCCTCAGCGCAGGCGGGCAACGCCGGTGCGATGAACACGCTTTTGGGTGTTATCCTTCGCAGAAGAGTGGCGGAGTCCATGCCATGTTGAAAGCTGTTCTGCGCGTCCACCAGGAGCCACGCTTGCCAGGCGAAGTCGCTTAAGGAGCCAATGTCCTGTGGTTTTCTTTTGGCGGTGGGCGCTGACGACGATGATTCAGGTACATTGGCGGGTGCCAGTTCACTGTTGCAGGTCAATCCGAGAAACGCTACGAAGATAAGAGACATTCTCCATCGAGAATGCCTTCGCCGTTGGCTCAACATCTTCTTTGCGTTCCTGCCAAAGCTTCTTCAGGAAGGGTTCCGGATATTCTCAAAGACGCGTGTCTGTGTGTTGATCTTTTGCTTGTCACCTGTTCTTCTTTGGAAGCATCGGATCAATCTGTCAACagatagaaaagataaaattaattattttgtttgtatataGTAAATGAGTATATTTAAGTGGCCGAGCGGAGAACTTAGCGATACGTTTACGTAACGCAAGGATGAATTAACTTCGCCGCTAGGGCTTTCACTTAAGTAGCCGCTCATCTCCCAGAGAGCAATATTAACCCAGTTTCTAATCTTAATAAACGCCACTTAGCCGATGCGTATACCGGACGCGACGTTCCCTGAGGTAATTTAGGACTGCGAGTTTCCTCAGGACTTTTTCAGAATGTTGCGCATCTGCTTCAGGCGTCTCTAAAGTGCCCCTAGTAATATTTCCATCTGTCCGCAAGCcgcataataaattgataaattagaGCGAATTGAGAGATAGTGTATCGCGTTTACTGCAAAGGATAAtacataaagaaatatctgttataaaaaacagagaaaacaAATCAACactaaagtaaatttttctccAAACATTCcgagtaaattataattatagacaCATGGCACGTCacgtttagaaaaaataataataattcattattcttgtaaaataaaaattgctttttgatTTACGAACTCTTAGGAacaaataaagagataataaaaaattcttgagatatatttctatgcGTCAAATTTGATGACATACGCATGTGCGTTGCACAAGTCAATTGCcggttttattaatttagtcgACCGCCCACAAATGTCACATATTAATCAAAAGCGATTCCTAAAcgcgaaacaattttttttaaagggaattttatttaaaggatttaaatttttttaaaaagaattatattgtttcaaaaatttctttctaactaaaaatctttcacatataatataaaagaattctggaaatagaaatctttattgatttctgaaaaatttatttattattatttacgatttattattatttattattattattaagtaaaagcATTAACCATATTAGAGTTGTCATTTGCATGGTGGTTTTTTCCTTCTGTCAATTCATGTAtgtatctgtatatattaattcagaaTGTAGCTATCTTTATATCTCGCTTTTTCTAACTGACATAAGACTCTTGCATCGAACATAAAATCTATCATAAAATATGCTGGAGGtactaaagaaaaattggaTGCAGGTTGCATCATGAGATGCATTGTTTCTCGagtaatagaatatatttcggCTTGTAATTAGGTATATACCGTTcgcatatattcttaaaaggCACGCTGCAAAAGTGCGTGTCTCATATGCGTATGCGACTGAATAGTACGTTGG from Cataglyphis hispanica isolate Lineage 1 chromosome 22, ULB_Chis1_1.0, whole genome shotgun sequence includes:
- the LOC126857727 gene encoding uncharacterized protein LOC126857727, which gives rise to MLSQRRRHSRWRMSLIFVAFLGLTCNSELAPANVPESSSSAPTAKRKPQDIGSLSDFAWQAWLLVDAQNSFQHGMDSATLLRRITPKSVFIAPALPACAEGYRADTMGRCVKSVNIDENAHISFLLQRLNAMYGGPQASGNKNDQRKSSGPLQLNIPLIPSNPKPSTTKVEETFSMNDPIVVPSRNETHPDDEEKTRPHEVAVTSKYEMKNKTVLDEEATTFLAGNSNTDDVGIHQKADAVVPVADFIEEANDTSFSEVVDYKIPIDLRTSLNISSVTRLNASEVTRNVSMMEKPKNFTELSPTLILLIPSTKLPNVADDLPITQNETQPRETKDSHVTVQMSNVTSNETAKEVIVDTVPESTLPSTNKSTEVPSIATDEQRDNETQADDETTSESSKLNESHETEFVYDDEKEEDAEYSYSTDLPDEEDSVEPENEEILRHGEAGMTIPTQNVERLHRDQPQQNQTADQKKTLELRDLIMIRFNDSSMEDKDEAGSNVSSEVSINGDLILETTLLDVNTEKVQTSTKSPIVIRKIIKNSDESSKEPSGKSSNTEPEVIFSQEAHGTTFTSLNGRKRTEQLTRFQDKKNEELIAASSSSELLSYDFPDDHPIRDPEIRIMDKEQSTVKESALQENSKDFQLNIPANFKQTTMNLGSSEDFVRFPDYVKQPQQDGYVRFPSSEANSIHSLGYKQHSHHSIDDVGPHDSTSTKSSVPIRQKPVYYLPSWKPDRLQADHVPTSERQKQRPDLLDFWSKMPLVRDPDIYPIDQVPDDDKAADDTRVLPRDRFLRASRLRKMSPSTAEISLENVNRALAQKRRTSIGV